A region from the Triticum urartu cultivar G1812 chromosome 1, Tu2.1, whole genome shotgun sequence genome encodes:
- the LOC125522295 gene encoding ATP-dependent DNA helicase PIF1-like has protein sequence MRTSLILWDEAPMANKQCFEALDKSLRDVLRFTNENSCAKPFGGMTVVLGGDFRQILPVVPKGGREHIIDASIKCSYLWQYFEVFNLTKNMRLKSLSSDQAEQQKTAEFAEWILQIGNGDTCLLDKKDYLSIPSDLLLENRDDPKTEIIQSTYPDLQDNLCKHEFLEERAILCPLNETVNEINEYIMSQIQGDKVTYLSHDSVSTSMNYSHEMELLYTTEFLNKLKHPGCPKHLLELKVGLPVMLLRNINQSAGLCNGTRMIITKLGERVIEAQIITGAHVGAKVCIPQIIMLPFEPKWPFVLKRKQYPLSVCFAMTIHKSQGQSLNKVGLYLPRQVFAHGQLYVAVSRVTNRHGLKILITDDEEHASKGKAKNIVYKEIF, from the coding sequence ATGAGGACGTCACTAATACTGTGGGACGAAGCTCCAATGGCAAACAAACAATGCTTTGAGGCACTTGACAAGAGCCTAAGGGACGTGCTGAGGTTCACAAATGAGAATAGTTGTGCCAAGCCCTTTGGCGGCATGACTGTTGTTCTTGGAGGGGACTTCCGACAAATCCTCCCTGTTGTGCCAAAAGGAGGACGGGAGCACATTATAGATGCATCAATCAAATGTTCATACCTCTGGCAATATTTCGAGGTATTTAATCTGACAAAAAATATGCGGCTCAAATCTCTATCCAGTGATCAAGCAGAGCAGCAGAAGACTGCGGAATTTGCGGAGTGGATACTACAGATTGGCAATGGAGACACATGTTTACTAGATAAAAAGGACTATCTAAGTATCCCCAGTGACCTGCTGCTAGAAAATAGAGATGATCCAAAAACAGAAATCATCCAAAGTACCTATCCTGACCTGCAAGACAATCTCTGCAAACACGAGTTCCTGGAAGAAAGGGCGATACTGTGTCCATTGAACGAGACAGTCAATGAAATCAATGAGTATATTATGAGTCAAATCCAAGGTGACAAGGTGACGTACCTGAGCCATGACAGTGTGAGCACATCGATGAATTACAGCCATGAAATGGAATTGTTGTATACTACAGAGTTTCTAAACAAGTTAAAGCATCCGGGATGTCCAAAACACCTACTTGAGCTCAAAGTTGGTCTGCCAGTGATGCTTCTCCGCAACATCAATCAAAGTGCAGGGCTGTGCAACGGTACTAGAATGATAATCACAAAACTTGGAGAAAGAGTCATCGAAGCGCAGATCATAACTGGAGCACACGTCGGTGCTAAGGTGTGCATCCCTCAGATCATCATGTTGCCATTCGAGCCTAAATGGCCATTTGTTCTAAAAAGAAAGCAATATCCTCTCTCTGTGTGCTTCGCGATGACAATCCACAAGAGCCAGGGACAATCTTTGAACAAGGTCGGCCTCTACTTGCCCAGGCAAGTTTTTGCTCATGGGCAACTCTATGTGGCAGTCTCCAGAGTAACAAACAGGCATGGCCTGAAGATCCTGATCACTGACGACGAAGAGCACGCAAGCAAAGGAAAGGCGAAAAACATAGTGTACAAGGAGATCTTCTAA
- the LOC125522286 gene encoding uncharacterized protein LOC125522286, with the protein MSKRKKEERDHQRKRPLSVTDTDLMGKGKGRDALPAISYTDQQIPFWNLRTNHQPLQLKEPCMCRCRICKVLRGNSNHQPLQLKEPSAVHSAVTVKQITKQRQENELARTARMKRKLVLKEQFNTNTGSKIWNFEEAAIRKQQTLGWRLQKLCTCQRCHTFGAKSNYQPAQVMESSAVNSAIMADQMMKLRRQDDLTRTARMKRKARIQLNKSRKRARINNGEIDRVDNSNASKIWNFGGPTCICQHCHALMWHGEKLQSSSSTQPSFGQCCKQGKIILPPFKEPPPYLTSLLTRGGGEISANYRKNIRSYNSMFAFTSMGGTLDKEINKGRGPYVFRLNGQNRHQIGTLLPEEGNKPRFQQLYIYDTKNEIQNRIEASRSGKRDASLDEKIVSGLLTMLDKNNTLAQSFRMARDRFKENDYNNLTLRLLGDRDQDGRQHNMPSTSEVAALIVKDPTQRYGRDIVLEYKDKKPKRISEIHPKFMAMQYPLLFPYGEDGYRLGIKYNKRKGLSNKKYISMLEYYAYHLQQRPGQSMLMLTCGNLSMQFVVDVFTCIEHNRLHWIRENQGILRTELYDGLQDAFRKGDTRTEQVGRRIVLPASFTGSPRNKEQNYQDMMAICRWAGQPQLFITFTCNPNWPEIRLMLNEAGNQKPAERPDIIVRVFMLKLKELMSDISRKQHFGKTKATVYAIEFQKRGLPHAHILIFLENGQKSLKPSQIDEIICAEIPDNDKDPETFKAVKNFMMHGPCGEANPKSPAWRNICAPSAFQKYFLKRRS; encoded by the exons ATGAGCAAGAGAAAAAAGGAAGAGCGAGACCATCAGCGCAAGAGGCCACTAAGTGTAACAGATACAGACCTGATGGGAAAAGGCAAAGGAAGAGATGCCCTACCTGCCATCAGCTATACAGATCAACAAATACCTTTTTGGAACTTGCGTACAAATCATCAACCATTGCAACTCAAGGAACCATGCATGTGCAGGTGCCGAATTTGCAAGGTGTTACGAGGAAATTCAAATCATCAACCATTGCAACTCAAGGAACCATCAGCTGTACACAGTGCAGTAACTGTGAAGCAAATTACCAAACAAAGACAAGAAAATGAATTAGCAAGAACAGCAAGGATGAAGAGGAAACTTGTGTTGAAGGAGCAATTCAACACAAATACTGGTAGTAAGATATGGAATTTTGAGGAGGCAGCTATAAGAAAACAACAAACACTGGGCTGGAGATTGCAAAAATTATGCACTTGCCAACGTTGCCACACGTTCGGGGCAAAATCAAATTATCAACCAGCACAAGTCATGGAATCATCAGCTGTAAACAGTGCAATAATGGCTGACCAGATGATGAAACTAAGACGCCAGGACGACTTAACAAGAACGGCACGAATGAAGAGGAAAGCACGAATTCAACTTAATAAGAGCAGAAAACGTGCCAGAATCAATAATGGTGAAATAGACAGGGTTGACAATTCTAATGCCAGTAAGATATGGAACTTTGGGGGGCCAACATGCATCTGCCAGCACTGCCATGCACTTATGTGGCATGGAGAAAAACTACAATCTTCCAGTAGCACACAACCATCCTTTGGACAATGCTGCAAACAAGGGAAGATTATCTTGCCGCCATTTAAAGAACCACCGCCTTACCTTACAAGTTTATTGACAAGGGGTGGAGGGGAAATATCAGCAAACTACCGAAAAAACATTAGGTCTTACAATTCCATGTTTGCGTTCACATCAATGGGGGGAACTTTGGATAAGGAAATAAACAAAGGGCGTGGACCTTATGTTTTCCGACTGAATGGTCAGAACCGCCACCAGATAGGAACCCTGCTACCTGAAGAAGGAAATAAGCCTCGTTTTCAACAGTTGTATATCTATGACACAAAGAATGAGATCCAGAACAGGATAGAAGCATCAAGGTCTGGTAAACGTGATGCCTCACTAGATGAAAAAATTGTCAGTGGCCTACTAACCATGCTCGACAAGAATAACACATTGGCACAATCGTTCCGGATGGCAAGAGATAGATTTAAAGAAAATGACTACAATAACTTGACTCTAAGGTTACTCGGTGATAGGGATCAAGATGGGAGACAACACAACATGCCATCAACATCAGAAGTTGCCGCGTTGATAGTCAAAGATCCAACCCAAAGATATGGACGTGACATTGTTCTTGAGTACAAAGATAAGAAACCTAAAAGGATATCAGAAATCCATCCAAAATTCATGGCCATGCAATACCCGTTGCTCTTCCCATATGGAGAAGATGGTTATAGACTTGGAATAAAATACAACAAAAGGAAAGGTTTAAGTAACAAGAAATACATCAGCATGCTGGAATACTATGCATATCACCTCCAACAGCGCCCAGGCCAGTCGATGTTAATGCTAACGTGTGGAAATCTGTCAATGCAGTTTGTGGTTGATGTCTTCACATGCATCGAACATAATAGGCTCCACTGGATCAGAGAAAATCAAGGAATTTTACGAACGGAACTTTATGACGGACTACAGGATGCATTCAGAAAAGGAGACACGCGGACAGAACAAGTAGGCAGGAGAATAGTACTCCCAGCAAGTTTTACAGGAAGTCCTCGAAACAAAGAGCAAAACTACCAAGATATGATGGCAATATGCCGTTGGGCTGGACAACCCCAATTGTTCATAACATTCACATGCAACCCTAATTGGCCAGAGATTCGGTTGATGCTAAATGAAGCTGGGAACCAGAAGCCAGCAGAACGTCCTGATATTATAGTTCGAGTGTTCATGCTAAAACTGAAAGAGCTAATGTCTGATATTAGCAGAAAACAGCATTTTGGAAAGACTAAAGCAA CCGTCTACGCAATAGAATTTCAAAAGAGAGGACTCCCACATGCCCATATTCTAATTTTCCTTGAAAACGGACAAAAAAGTCTCAAGCCCTCACAAATTGATGAAATAATATGCGCTGAGATCCCGGACAATGACAAGGATCCAGAAACATTCAAAGCTGTCAAGAATTTTATGATGCACGGACCATGTGGAGAGGCAAATCCAAAGTCCCCTGCATGGAGAAATATATGTGCACCAAGCGCTTTCCAAAAATATTTTCTGAAGAGACGATCATAG